In the Ipomoea triloba cultivar NCNSP0323 chromosome 6, ASM357664v1 genome, one interval contains:
- the LOC116023593 gene encoding GDSL esterase/lipase At5g03980-like, producing the protein MAMRVEGRLCESPSERFKGLCFIDTNCANVCISEGFTGGHCRGFRRRCFCTKLFDDQLGEIHIVKGSNRNPVFFPWKINKIYQFGDSISDTGNLIRESPIGALSPYASLPYGETFFKKATGRCSDGLLMIDFFALSFGLPLLNPYKNTNANFSNGVNFAVAGSTALSVEALAAKNIHDPVTASSLAVQLGWMDSYFNSTCNGTQSGCAETRKDSLFMVGEAGGNDINYAFLQGKNMEELRSMVPEIVQLIMVAVKKVISYGATRIIVPGNFPIGCIPMYLTGFQTNESSAAYDEHHCLRDLNNLSIYHNDLLKQAIQDLQKQHDPHHVTMIYGDYYNAYLSLLQYSAIFGFDESSIQKSCCGVGGNYDFNIHKMCGFPGVPVCSDPSKMISWDGIHMTQKAYRIMTNWLLHDILSKIQARNA; encoded by the exons ATGGCGATGAGAGTAGAGGGCAGGCTGTGCGAGTCTCCGAGTGAGAGATTCAAAGGGCTATGCTTCATCGACACCAACTGCGCTAACGTCTGCATAAGCGAAGGCTTCACCGGCGGCCATTGTCGCGGTTTCCGCCGCCGTTGTTTCTGCACTAAACTCT TCGATGACCAACTCGGTGAAATCCAcatagtcaagggatcaaatCG CAATCCCGTGTTCTTTCCATGGAAgataaacaaaatatatcaatttggTGACTCAATCTCAGACACCGGAAATTTGATTAGGGAGAGTCCCATAGGAGCTCTCTCTCCCTATGCTAGTCTTCCTTACGGTGAAACATTCTTCAAGAAGGCTACTGGTCGTTGTTCGGATGGGCTTCTTATGATTGACTTTTTTg CATTGTCATTTGGTCTTCCGCTCCTAAACCCGTACAAAAACACAAATGCAAACTTCAGTAATGGTGTCAATTTCGCCGTTGCCGGCTCCACGGCTCTCTCAGTCGAAGCATTGGCGGCCAAAAACATCCACGATCCGGTGACGGCAAGTTCTTTGGCCGTTCAACTTGGTTGGATGGATTCATACTTCAATTCCACTTGCAATGGCACCCAAAGTG gTTGCGCAGAGACTCGTAAAGATTCTCTTTTCATGGTTGGAGAGGCCGGAGGTAATGATATTAATTACGCATTCCTTCAAGGGAAAAACATGGAGGAATTGAGAAGTATGGTTCCAGAAATTGTCCAACTCATCATGGTTGCCGTAAAG AAAGTCATTAGCTATGGTGCTACTCGAATCATAGTTCCTGGAAATTTTCCAATTGGTTGTATTCCAATGTATCTCACaggttttcaaacaaatgaaTCATCGGCGGCCTATGATGAACACCACTGCTTGAGGGATTTGAACAATTTGTCTATATACCACAATGACTTATTGAAACAAGCCATTCAGGATTTGCAGAAACAACATGATCCTCATCATGTTACAATGATCTATGGTGATTACTATAACGCCTACCTTTCGCTCTTACAATATTCTGCAATATTTG gATTTGATGAAAGTTCAATTCAGAAGTCTTGTTGTGGAGTGGGAGGaaattatgattttaacatCCATAAAATGTGTGGATTTCCTGGAGTTCCAGTGTGTTCAGATCCAAGTAAAATGATTAGTTGGGATGGTATCCATATGACTCAGAAGGCTTACAGAATTATGACAAATTGGCTTCTCCATGATATCTTGAGTAAAATTCAAGCCCGTAATGCTTAA
- the LOC116022560 gene encoding nuclear cap-binding protein subunit 1, translating into MSGWRSLLLRIGDKCPEYAGNPDFKDQIETCFGSVRRELEHSGDDILPFLLQCAEQLPHKIPLYGTLVGLLNLENEEFVRKLVESTQSNLQDALDTGNCNSIRILLRFLTVLMCSKVIQSSSLVVVFETLLSSAATTVDEEKGNPAWQARADFYITCILSCLPWGGAELVEQVPEEIERVMVGIEAYLSIRRHVSDSGFSVFEVIDDVDNGQNEKDFLEDLWGRIQDLSNREWKVDSVPRPHLSFEAQLVAGKSLDFGPISCPEQPEILSGITPGRQKHEADLKYPQRIRRLNIFPASKFEDIQPIDRFVVEEYLLDVLLFLNGCRKECASYMVGLPVPFRYEYLMAETIFSQLLLLPQPPFKPIYYTLVIIDLCKALPGAFPAVVAGAVRALFDRIADLDMECRTRLILWFSHHLSNFQFIWPWEEWAYVLELPKWAPQRVFVQEVLEREVRLSYWDKIKQSIENAPTLEELLPPKGGPNFKYGADDGTDQPDHALSVELSGMVKGRQTAREVISWMDNNVLPVHSLEITRTVVIQTLLDIGSKSFTHLITVLERYGQVIAKLCTDEDQQVTLISEISSYWKNNGQMTSIAIDRMMGYRLISNLAIVRWVFSSANVDQFHTSDRPWEVLRNAVSKTYNRICDLRKDISTLKRSLTLAEEAVSKSQSELDLAESKLTLLDGEPVVGENPAKMKRLKANAEKAKEDEVSICESLEAKEALLARALDENEALFLSLYKNFLSVLAEPLHDVFADGTLRSSGQADEMTIDLEDTSAMEVDKDNEEGPKKSNPQNGGKSEYNLGETEQWCLSTLGYLKAFTRQYSSEIWTHVGKLDATVLTEDVHPLFRKAIYCGLRRPMNDF; encoded by the exons ATGAGCGGTTGGCGGAGCTTGCTCTTACGGATCGGCGACAAGTGCCCGGAGTACGCCGGAAATCCCGACTTCAAAGACCAAATT GAGACATGTTTCGGCTCGGTTCGCCGAGAATTAGAGCATTCTGGGGATGATATTCTACCG TTTCTTCTCCAGTGTGCTGAGCAATTGCCTCACAAGATTCCACTCTATGGAACTTTG GTTGGTTTGCTGAATTTGGAGAATGAAGAATTTGTCAGGAAATTAGTGGAGAGCACTCAAAGTAACTTGCAG GATGCCTTGGATACtggaaattgcaattcaatccGAATTTTGTTGAGGTTTCTGACTGTGTTG ATGTGCAGCAAAGTAATTCAATCAAGTTCTTTAGTGGTTGTTTTTGAAACATTACTGTCATCAGCAGCAACTACAGTGGATGAGGAGAAAGGAAATCCGGCTTGGCAAGCACGTGCTGACTTTTATATAACCTGTATTTTATCATGTCTTCCATGGGGTGGGGCTGAGCTTGTTGAG CAAGTTCCTGAGGAGATTGAAAGAGTCATGGTTGGCATTGAAGCCTACTTAAGTATCCGAAGACATGTTTCAGATTCAGGGTTTTCTGTCTTTGAGGTTATTGATGATGTTGACAATGGTCAAAATGAAAAG GATTTCTTGGAGGATCTATGGGGTCGAATTCAAGATCTTTCCAATCGAGAATGGAAAGTTGATAGTG tTCCCAGACCACATCTTTCTTTTGAGGCGCAGCTAGTTGCTGGGAAGTCCCTTGATTTTGGTCCCATAAGCTGTCCTGAGCAACCTGAAATACTCTCTGGCATTACTCCCGGTAGACAAAAGCATGAAGCTGATTTGAAATATCCCCAGAGGATACGGCGGCTTAATATATTTCCTGCAAGCAAGTTTGAG GATATTCAGCCAATAGATCGCTTTGTTGTCGAAGAGTATTTGTTGGATGTGCTCTTATTCCTGAATGGCTG TCGAAAGGAATGTGCTTCGTACATGGTTGGACTGCCCGTGCCTTTCCGATATGAATATCTTATGGCAGAGACAATATTTTCTCAG CTGCTTCTGTTACCTCAGCCTCCATTTAAACCAATATATTACACATTGGTGATCATCGATTTATGtaag GCACTTCCAGGGGCTTTTCCTGCTGTTGTTGCGGGAGCAGTACGTGCTCTTTTTGATAGAATAGCAGACTTAGATATGGAGTGCAGAACACGTCTCATCCTATGGTTCTCACATCATTT ATCGAACTTTCAATTTATTTGGCCATGGGAAGAATGGGCTTATGTGTTAGAGCTCCCAAAATGGGCTCCTCAGCGTGTCTTTGTTCAAGAGGTTTTGGAAAGGGAAGTCCGTCTGTCGTATTGGGACAAAATTAAGCAG AGCATAGAGAATGCACCTACTCTGGAGGAGTTGCTTCCTCCAAAAGGTGGGCCAAATTTTAAATACGGTGCAGATGATGGTACAGATCAACCAGACCATGCTCTCTCTGTGGAGCTCAGTGGTATGGTTAAAGGAAGGCAAACTGCTCGAGAAGTTATATCTTGGATGGACAATAACGTACTTCCAGTTCACAGTTTGGAAATTACTCGCACAGTTGTTATTCAAACCCTTCTTGACATTGGATCAAAAAGCTTTACTCATCTGATTACTGTCTTGGAGAGATATGGCCAAGTCATTGCTAAACTCTGTACTGATGAGGACCAACAAGTTACTCTGATATCTGAAATAAGTTCTTACTGGAAGAATAATGGTCAGATGACATCAATTGCCATTGATCGAATGATGGGTTACCGGCTTATATCTAACCTGGCCATTGTGAGATGGGTTTTCTCTTCAGCAAATGTAGATCAATTTCATACTTCTGACCGCCCCTGGGAG GTTCTGAGAAATGCTGTCAGTAAGACATACAATCGTATTTGTGATTTAAGGAAAGATATTTCAACCCTCAAGAGAAGTCTTACATTGGCTGAAGAAGCTGTGTCTAAATCCCAGTCGGAATTGGATTTAGCTGAGTCTAAGCTCACTCTCTTGGATGGTGAACCTGTTGTTGGTGAAAACCCTGCCAAAATGAAACGGTTAAAAGCTAACGCTGAAAAAGCAAAAGAGGACGAGGTATCTATTTGTGAGTCTCTAGAAGCAAAAGAAGCTCTTCTAGCTCGAGCACTTGATGAAAATGAG GCACTGTTCCTTTCCTTGTACAAAAACTTTTTGAGTGTCTTGGCAGAACCACTTCATGATGTGTTCGCAGATGGAACCTTGCGATCGTCTGGTCAGGCAGATGAAATGACTATTGACCTTGAAGATACTTCTGCAATGGAAGTGGACAAAGATAATGAAGAAGGACCAAAGAAAAG CAATCCTCAAAATGGAGGCAAGAGTGAGTATAATCTTGGCGAAACAGAGCAATGGTGTTTGTCAACTCTGGGTTATCTCAAGGCATTTACTAGGCAATACTCTTCTGAG ATATGGACGCATGTAGGGAAGTTGGACGCCACAGTACTGACAGAAGACGTTCACCCTCTCTTCCGGAAAGCCATATATTGCGGCCTGCGAAGACCTATGAATGATTTTTAA
- the LOC116022586 gene encoding uncharacterized protein LOC116022586, which translates to MLLGFPSLHRTDPAGFLVFSAIPGRNALAGSFPFVRKQHYLRKSQRLSRAGALKDWQEYEQAVKDKDLTRALRFLKDIPVQSNEESWIDPSGYPSELDWARAARQDRNWEVLDTCLNADDMRLVGSAYAFLKDRGLLPNFGKCRSIVLEGPRDVTPTLLKSSTGLDVAKLSPKKWGLSGSSSFVLIALLAGTSFLVNQGIDIRPNIAAVLGLTFLDATFLGGSCLAQISSFWPPYRRRILVHEAGHLLVAYLMGCPIRGVILDPIVAMQMGIQGQAGTQFWDEKLQNELAEGRLSGTAFDRYCMVLFAGIAAEALVYGEAEGGENDENLFRSICILLDPPLSVAQMSNQARWSVMQSYNLLKWHKRAHRAAVKAMEGGHGLSVIIKRIEEAMSSSR; encoded by the exons ATGCTCCTTGGTTTTCCTTCTTTGCACCGCACTGATCCCGCCGGATTCTTGGTGTTTAGCGCAATCCCAGGTCGGAATGCTCTCGCCGGCTCTTTTCCGTTTGTTCGCAAGCAACATTACCTGAGAAAAAGCCAGCGTCTGAGCAGAGCCGGAGCTCTGAAGGACTGGCAAGAATATGAGCAAGCGGTGAAGGATAAGGACCTCACTAGAGCTCTCCGGTTCCTCAAGGACATTCCTGTTCAATCAAATGAGGAATCTTGGATTGACCCGAGTGGGTATCCGAGTGAGTTGGATTGGGCTCGGGCCGCTCGCCAAGACCGGAATTGGGAGGTTTTGGATACCTGCTTGAATGCGGATGATATGAGGCTTGTTGGGAGCGCCTACGCTTTTCTCAAAGACAGGGGCCTCTTGCCCAATTTTGGGAAATGCCGCAGTATTG TTCTGGAAGGCCCAAGAGATGTAACACCGACCTTATTGAAGTCATCGACTGGCTTAGACG TGGCAAAACTTTCACCCAAAAAGTGGGGTCTTTCAGGAAGCTCTAGCTTTGTTTTGATTGCTTTGCTTGCTGGAACCTCTTTTCTGGTAAATCAGGGAATTGATATCAGACCAAACATTGCGGCAGTACTGGGCCTGACCTTTCTAGATGCTACATTTCTTGGAGGTTCCTGCTTAGCTCAGATCTCAAGCTTTTGGCCTCCTTATAGGCGGCGAATCCTGGTGCATGAAGCTGGCCACCTTCTAGTAG CTTACCTCATGGGTTGTCCAATTCGTGGTGTTATTTTGGATCCCATTGTGGCAATGCAGATGGGAATCCAAGGCCAG GCCGGAACACAATTCTGGGATGAAAAACTTCAGAACGAGCTTGCTGAAGGCCGATTGAGTGGAACTGCCTTTGACAG GTATTGCATGGTTCTTTTTGCTGGAATTGCTGCCGAGGCTCTGGTCTATGGCGAAGCAGAGGGTGGAGAAAATGATGAGAATTTATTCAGAAGCATCTGTATTCTTCTAGATCCGCCACTTTCTGTGGCTCAG aTGTCGAATCAAGCTAGGTGGTCAGTTATGCAATCATATAATCTATTGAAATGGCATAAACGTGCGCATCGAGCTGCTGTTAAAGCTATGGAGGGCGGGCATGGTTTGAGCGTGATCATTAAAAGAATTGAGGAAGCGATGTCTTCCAGTAGATGA